A single window of Microbispora hainanensis DNA harbors:
- a CDS encoding SpoIIE family protein phosphatase, with protein sequence MTRCDDAEQGPPEAAGAGVFAAEDEVGRDLASVDWRATPLGPPEEWPQSLQTAVSILLSSRFSMWMAWGPELTFFCNAAYRRDTLGRKYPWALGRPAAEVWAEIWDDIGPRIDTVLATGQATWDEALLLVLERAGYPEESYHTFSYSPLRDDSGAVVGMLCVVSEETERVIGERRMATLRDLGSDPSVVRTEQEMLGFACRQLGRNLYDLPFTLTYLFQDGGGARLAGVTGIAAGHPAAPLTLAAGDPGTVWPVAAPARGEPVIVPLDGAPFAGLPAGAWPEPPAQALVVPLLQQGSAPYGFLVAALNRYRPLDEAYRGFIELAAGHVAAGVASARSYQAQQRRAEELAELDRAKTVFFSNISHEFRTPLTLIMGPVEELRARLHGADPQVREELEVIRRNGLRLGKLVNTLLDFSRIEAGRMQAGYEPVDLAAVTAELASLFRSAIDKAGLEFRVDCPPLDEPVYIDLGMWEKVVLNLLSNALKFTFEGAIGVTVRGEDDHAVVTVTDTGVGVPADELPRLFERFHRIENARSRSNEGSGIGLALVQELVGLHGGTISADSAEGAGTRFTIRLPYGSAHLPAESIITAGTGAGATAADPYVEEALRWLPADEDGEPAGNGMELPSHDGSAIRPGSSAAPARVLVADDNADMRGYLVRLLKGAGYLVGTASDGMEALDAVRADAPDVVISDVMMPRLDGLSLVAALRSDPRTAAVPVVLLSARAGQEASIEGLQAGADDYLVKPFAAAELLARVRANMDMARLRQHQARWRSALVDSLQEAFFVCDEQGAVIEINSAFTDILGYGPENLPYTPIHPWWPDAADPEAYQQVADAFSGLLGPGRGSHTIPVVHRDGHRLWISVTFNEAQDPDTGRRVVVGTFRDVTAEHYAIQRESALASLSTGLSQAASLSDALTGALRELRGLWRATSVVAAVFGQGEEPSLTVEGGPVDWHGLPGERRRALADLLRRPLLTPVTERDGAGILLEHPEGQLALWIDLGGHRPFTGEDQVLLSLLAGRLAQGLVRAHQIDQQRETAIALQRAILGPARLPDGFAVRYEPATRPLEVGGDWYDTVALPGGRIGIVVGDCVGRGVQAAAVMGQLRSACRALLLQDDSPARVLMALDQFAAGVPGARCTTVFCAVLDPETGRLSYSSAGHPPGILAHPDGSTGLLDGGRSVPLAVRSGAARPESETVIPPRATLMLYTDGLVERRRRPLYSGIDQASQAVQDGRNVAVDDLATHVMIRLAPADGYDDDVALLLYRHPAPLEVTFPAESSQLAPVRKALRSWLGQCDLPTQIVQNVLVAAGEACANAIEHGHRHAPGEIVRLRVEASVDNLRLTVADSGRWKSPEPEANSHRGRGVALMRAMMQQVTITPGPYGTTVDMQMRIA encoded by the coding sequence GTGACGCGCTGTGATGACGCTGAGCAGGGGCCGCCGGAGGCGGCCGGGGCCGGGGTGTTCGCCGCCGAGGACGAGGTCGGCCGTGATCTGGCGTCGGTGGACTGGCGGGCCACCCCGCTCGGGCCGCCGGAGGAGTGGCCGCAGAGCCTGCAGACGGCGGTGAGCATCCTGCTGTCGTCCCGGTTCTCCATGTGGATGGCGTGGGGGCCGGAGCTGACCTTCTTCTGCAACGCCGCCTACCGGCGCGACACGCTGGGCCGGAAATATCCATGGGCGCTCGGTCGGCCCGCCGCCGAGGTCTGGGCGGAGATCTGGGACGACATCGGCCCGCGGATCGACACCGTGCTGGCCACCGGGCAGGCCACCTGGGACGAGGCGCTGCTGCTGGTCCTGGAGCGGGCCGGCTATCCGGAGGAGAGCTACCACACGTTCTCCTACAGCCCCCTTCGCGACGACTCGGGCGCCGTGGTCGGCATGCTGTGCGTCGTCAGCGAGGAGACCGAGCGGGTCATCGGCGAGCGGCGCATGGCGACGCTGCGGGATCTCGGCTCCGACCCCAGCGTGGTCCGCACCGAGCAGGAGATGCTCGGGTTCGCCTGCCGGCAGCTCGGCCGCAACCTCTACGACCTGCCGTTCACACTGACCTATCTGTTCCAGGACGGCGGCGGCGCGCGGCTGGCCGGGGTGACCGGCATCGCCGCCGGGCACCCGGCCGCCCCGCTCACCCTGGCGGCCGGCGACCCCGGCACGGTGTGGCCCGTGGCGGCGCCGGCCCGGGGGGAGCCGGTGATCGTGCCGCTCGACGGCGCGCCGTTCGCCGGTCTTCCGGCCGGAGCCTGGCCGGAGCCGCCCGCGCAGGCGCTGGTGGTGCCGCTGCTCCAGCAGGGCAGCGCGCCGTACGGGTTCCTGGTGGCCGCGCTCAACCGCTATCGGCCGCTGGACGAGGCGTATCGCGGGTTCATCGAGCTGGCGGCGGGGCACGTCGCGGCGGGCGTCGCGAGCGCCCGCAGCTATCAGGCCCAGCAGCGGCGGGCGGAGGAGCTGGCCGAGCTCGACCGTGCGAAGACCGTCTTCTTCTCCAACATCAGCCACGAGTTCCGCACGCCGCTGACCCTGATCATGGGGCCGGTGGAGGAGCTGCGCGCCCGGCTGCACGGAGCGGACCCGCAGGTGCGCGAGGAGCTGGAGGTCATCCGCCGCAACGGGTTGCGGCTCGGCAAGCTGGTCAACACCCTGCTCGACTTCTCCCGCATCGAGGCCGGCCGCATGCAGGCCGGCTATGAGCCGGTCGATCTGGCCGCCGTCACGGCCGAGCTGGCCAGCCTCTTCCGCTCCGCGATCGACAAGGCGGGCCTGGAGTTCCGGGTCGACTGCCCTCCCCTGGACGAGCCGGTCTACATCGACCTCGGCATGTGGGAGAAGGTGGTGCTCAACCTGCTCAGCAACGCGTTGAAGTTCACCTTCGAGGGCGCGATCGGCGTCACCGTGCGCGGCGAGGACGACCACGCCGTGGTGACCGTCACCGACACGGGCGTCGGCGTCCCGGCCGACGAGCTGCCGCGGCTGTTCGAGCGGTTCCACCGCATCGAGAACGCGCGCTCGCGCTCCAACGAGGGAAGCGGCATCGGGCTGGCCCTCGTGCAGGAGCTGGTCGGCCTGCACGGCGGCACGATCAGCGCCGACAGCGCCGAGGGTGCGGGCACCCGTTTCACCATCCGCCTGCCGTACGGCTCCGCGCACCTGCCCGCCGAGTCGATCATCACGGCCGGCACCGGGGCGGGCGCCACCGCCGCGGATCCGTACGTCGAAGAGGCGCTGCGCTGGCTGCCCGCGGACGAGGACGGCGAGCCCGCCGGGAACGGCATGGAGCTGCCGTCGCACGACGGCTCCGCCATCCGGCCGGGGAGCTCGGCCGCCCCGGCGCGTGTGCTGGTCGCCGACGACAACGCCGACATGCGCGGCTATCTCGTCCGACTCCTCAAGGGCGCCGGATATCTCGTCGGCACCGCGAGCGACGGCATGGAGGCCCTGGACGCCGTACGCGCGGACGCGCCCGACGTCGTGATCAGCGACGTGATGATGCCGCGCCTCGACGGGCTGTCCCTGGTCGCGGCGCTGCGGTCCGATCCGCGCACCGCCGCCGTGCCCGTGGTGCTGCTGTCGGCCCGGGCGGGCCAGGAGGCGTCGATCGAGGGCCTGCAGGCCGGGGCCGACGACTACCTGGTCAAGCCCTTCGCCGCCGCGGAGCTGCTCGCGCGGGTGCGGGCGAACATGGACATGGCACGGCTGCGCCAGCACCAGGCGCGCTGGCGCAGCGCGCTGGTCGACTCGCTGCAGGAGGCGTTCTTCGTCTGCGACGAGCAGGGTGCCGTCATCGAGATCAACAGCGCCTTCACCGACATCCTCGGCTACGGCCCGGAGAACCTGCCCTACACGCCGATCCATCCGTGGTGGCCGGACGCCGCCGATCCCGAGGCCTACCAGCAGGTCGCCGACGCCTTCAGCGGCCTGCTCGGCCCGGGCCGGGGCAGCCACACCATCCCGGTCGTCCACCGCGACGGGCACCGGCTGTGGATCAGCGTGACCTTCAACGAGGCGCAGGATCCCGACACCGGGCGGCGTGTCGTCGTCGGCACCTTCCGCGACGTCACCGCCGAGCACTACGCCATCCAGCGCGAGAGCGCCCTCGCCTCGCTGAGCACCGGCCTGTCCCAGGCGGCGAGCCTCTCCGACGCGCTGACCGGCGCCCTGCGGGAGCTGCGCGGCCTGTGGCGTGCGACGTCGGTCGTCGCCGCGGTCTTCGGCCAGGGCGAGGAGCCGTCCCTGACCGTCGAGGGCGGGCCGGTGGACTGGCACGGGCTGCCGGGCGAACGCCGCCGGGCGCTCGCCGATCTGCTGCGACGGCCGCTGCTCACACCGGTCACCGAGCGCGACGGGGCCGGCATCCTGCTGGAGCACCCCGAGGGACAGCTCGCCCTGTGGATCGACCTGGGCGGCCACCGGCCCTTCACGGGTGAGGACCAGGTGCTGCTGTCGCTGCTGGCCGGACGTCTGGCCCAGGGCCTTGTGCGCGCCCACCAGATCGACCAGCAACGCGAGACCGCCATCGCGCTGCAGCGCGCCATCCTCGGCCCCGCCCGGCTTCCCGACGGGTTCGCCGTACGCTACGAGCCCGCCACCCGGCCCCTGGAGGTCGGCGGCGACTGGTACGACACCGTCGCCTTGCCCGGCGGGCGCATCGGCATCGTCGTCGGCGACTGCGTCGGGCGCGGGGTGCAGGCCGCCGCCGTGATGGGACAGCTGCGCAGCGCGTGCCGCGCGCTGCTGCTGCAGGACGACAGCCCGGCCCGCGTGCTCATGGCCCTGGACCAGTTCGCCGCCGGTGTCCCCGGGGCCCGGTGCACCACCGTCTTCTGCGCCGTCCTCGATCCGGAGACCGGGCGCCTGTCCTACTCCAGCGCCGGGCACCCGCCGGGGATCCTCGCCCACCCCGACGGCAGCACGGGCCTGCTCGACGGCGGGCGTTCGGTGCCGCTCGCCGTACGGTCGGGGGCGGCCCGCCCGGAGAGCGAGACGGTCATCCCCCCGCGCGCCACGCTCATGCTCTACACGGACGGCCTGGTCGAGCGCCGCCGCCGTCCGCTCTATTCGGGCATCGACCAGGCCAGTCAGGCCGTACAGGACGGCAGGAACGTCGCCGTCGACGACCTCGCCACGCACGTGATGATCCGCCTTGCGCCCGCGGACGGCTACGACGACGACGTCGCGCTGCTGCTCTATCGGCACCCGGCCCCGCTGGAGGTGACCTTCCCGGCGGAGTCGTCCCAGCTCGCGCCGGTACGCAAGGCGCTGCGGAGCTGGCTCGGCCAGTGCGACCTGCCGACCCAGATCGTCCAGAACGTCCTGGTCGCGGCGGGTGAGGCGTGCGCGAACGCCATCGAGCACGGCCACCGGCACGCCCCCGGTGAGATCGTCCGCCTGCGGGTCGAGGCGTCGGTCGACAACCTGCGCCTCACCGTCGCCGACAGCGGCCGCTGGAAGTCCCCCGAGCCCGAGGCCAACTCCCACCGCGGGCGCGGCGTCGCGCTCATGCGCGCCATGATGCAGCAGGTCACCATCACCCCCGGCCCGTACGGGACCACCGTCGACATGCAGATGAGGATCGCCTGA
- a CDS encoding STAS domain-containing protein: protein MTTPLTITPGVRPDGVALLTAAGEIDMSNTDALAAALESTPGPVVIDLTSVEYLDSAGLSVLFAHADHIALIANPLLTPVLTISGLADLVTVAEGDSGAR, encoded by the coding sequence ATGACCACACCCCTGACCATCACCCCTGGGGTTCGCCCGGACGGCGTCGCTCTCCTGACCGCGGCCGGCGAGATCGACATGAGCAACACCGACGCCCTCGCGGCGGCTCTTGAGAGCACCCCGGGGCCCGTCGTCATCGACCTCACCTCGGTCGAATATCTCGACAGCGCGGGCCTGAGCGTGCTGTTCGCGCACGCCGACCACATCGCGCTCATCGCCAACCCCCTGCTGACCCCCGTACTGACCATCTCCGGGCTGGCGGACCTCGTCACCGTCGCCGAGGGGGACTCCGGCGCCCGATAG
- a CDS encoding cytochrome P450 — MMTTVEPRIFPFGQTDRLDVDPLFSRLRQEEPLCRVRLPYGEPAWLATRYEDVKVVLGDARFSRAAAIGRDEPRMRPHRSRPGSILSFDPPEHSRLRRLVSKAFTVRRVELLRPRTQEIADGLVGAMLGKGAPADLVEDFGLPLPITVICELLGVPVEDRVDFRTWSDALLSTTRFTPDEVVRCMGLLRDYMAGLIAQRREAPKDDLLSALVAARDDEERLSEEEMLSLAEALLVAGHETTATQIPNFVYVLLTHPGQLAALRADLDLIPRAVEELMRFVPLGGGASIARYALEDVELGGVMVRAGEPVVVSLISANRDESVYTNPDDLELDRQQASHVGFGHGAHHCLGAPLARMELQVALRTLLTRLPGLRLAGSEDDVVWKTGLSTRGPEHMLVTWDRP, encoded by the coding sequence ATGATGACCACTGTCGAACCCCGGATCTTCCCCTTCGGACAGACGGACCGGCTGGATGTGGATCCCCTCTTCTCCCGCTTGCGGCAGGAGGAACCGCTGTGCCGGGTCCGGCTGCCGTACGGGGAGCCCGCGTGGCTCGCGACCCGCTACGAGGACGTCAAGGTCGTGCTCGGTGACGCGCGGTTCAGCCGGGCCGCGGCGATCGGCCGTGACGAGCCGCGGATGCGGCCCCACCGGTCCCGCCCCGGCAGCATCCTCAGCTTCGACCCGCCCGAGCACAGCAGGCTGCGGAGGCTGGTGTCGAAGGCGTTCACCGTACGGCGGGTCGAGCTGCTGCGGCCCCGCACCCAGGAGATCGCCGACGGTCTCGTGGGCGCGATGCTCGGCAAGGGCGCCCCGGCCGACCTCGTCGAGGACTTCGGGCTGCCGCTGCCGATCACGGTCATCTGCGAGTTGCTGGGCGTGCCCGTCGAAGACCGGGTCGACTTCCGCACCTGGTCGGACGCGCTGCTGTCCACGACGCGGTTCACCCCGGACGAGGTGGTGCGCTGCATGGGGCTGCTCCGGGACTACATGGCGGGGCTCATCGCCCAGCGCCGCGAGGCTCCGAAGGACGACCTGCTCAGCGCGCTCGTCGCGGCCCGCGACGACGAGGAGCGGCTGTCGGAGGAGGAGATGCTGTCGCTGGCCGAGGCGCTGCTGGTCGCCGGCCACGAGACCACGGCCACGCAGATCCCCAACTTCGTCTACGTGCTGCTCACCCATCCCGGGCAGCTCGCGGCGCTGCGCGCCGACCTCGACCTGATCCCCAGGGCAGTCGAGGAGCTGATGCGCTTCGTCCCGCTCGGCGGCGGCGCGTCCATCGCGCGCTACGCACTGGAGGACGTCGAGCTGGGCGGCGTCATGGTGCGCGCCGGTGAGCCGGTGGTCGTGAGCCTGATATCGGCCAACCGCGACGAGTCGGTCTACACGAACCCCGACGACCTCGAACTCGACCGTCAGCAGGCCTCGCACGTGGGGTTCGGGCACGGGGCGCACCACTGCCTCGGCGCCCCGCTCGCCCGGATGGAGCTGCAGGTCGCGCTGCGTACGCTGCTCACCCGGCTGCCCGGGCTCCGCCTCGCCGGCTCCGAGGACGACGTCGTGTGGAAGACGGGGTTGTCCACCCGGGGCCCCGAGCACATGCTTGTCACGTGGGACCGGCCCTGA
- a CDS encoding TetR/AcrR family transcriptional regulator, whose protein sequence is MTTETSRRLRADAARNSGRILRAAREVWAEQGPDALLEDIARRAGVGIATLYRHFPDKAGLVRAALDQSFAEEIAPAIERALGDDDPRRALATVLEAAMSSADRERNTLAAARNSGAVTAEASSPFIESLTLLARRGQEAGLIRADLVADDLPRIMVMLMGVLWTMEPGSDGWRRYLALVLDALSPGAATPLPDAVPLRSPRKRGGWPV, encoded by the coding sequence GTGACCACCGAGACCTCGCGACGGCTGCGCGCCGACGCCGCACGCAACTCGGGGAGGATCCTGCGCGCGGCCCGGGAGGTCTGGGCCGAGCAGGGGCCCGACGCGCTGCTCGAAGATATCGCCCGCCGCGCCGGTGTCGGCATCGCTACCCTCTATCGCCATTTTCCCGACAAGGCGGGCCTGGTCAGGGCGGCCCTCGACCAGAGCTTCGCCGAGGAGATCGCCCCCGCCATCGAACGGGCGCTCGGCGACGACGATCCCCGCCGCGCTCTGGCCACCGTGCTGGAGGCGGCGATGTCCTCGGCGGACCGGGAGCGCAACACCCTGGCCGCCGCCCGGAACTCCGGCGCCGTCACCGCCGAGGCGAGCAGCCCGTTCATCGAGTCGCTGACCCTGCTGGCCCGGCGCGGGCAGGAGGCCGGTCTCATCCGCGCCGACCTCGTCGCCGACGACCTGCCGAGGATCATGGTCATGCTGATGGGCGTGCTGTGGACGATGGAGCCCGGCAGCGACGGCTGGCGGCGCTACCTCGCGCTCGTCCTCGACGCCCTGTCGCCCGGCGCGGCCACCCCGCTGCCGGACGCCGTGCCGCTCAGGTCACCGCGCAAACGAGGCGGCTGGCCCGTGTGA
- a CDS encoding helix-turn-helix domain-containing protein, with amino-acid sequence MPGTNALGSFLKARRALVRPEDAGLPAIGRRRVAGLRRDELATLAGVSLAYLTRLEQGRDRNPSEQVLDALGAALRLDADLTAHLHALARDASRPNGGPPRRPREQPAPGAGDLLDAWAGIPAYLRGRRFDVLAANAAAIALAPMYRPGRNLVRDVFLDPGARALFPRWDAVAAGSVAALRAVAGADLDDPALRELVEELSAASDDFRRLWERHDVRPTRNETKEFAHPVAGRLVLRRHSLAVGGTDGQVVIAYQADPGTPSAAALAGLTAPDHAAAIHVAEPRPPASHGPAASFAR; translated from the coding sequence ATGCCCGGCACCAACGCTCTCGGCAGCTTTCTCAAGGCCCGCCGCGCGCTCGTACGCCCGGAGGACGCCGGGCTGCCCGCGATCGGCCGGCGCCGCGTGGCCGGGCTGCGCCGCGACGAGCTGGCCACGCTCGCGGGCGTCAGCCTCGCCTATCTGACCCGGCTTGAGCAGGGCAGGGACCGCAATCCCTCCGAGCAGGTGCTCGACGCGCTCGGCGCCGCCCTGCGCCTCGACGCCGACCTCACGGCCCACCTGCACGCCCTGGCCCGAGACGCGTCGAGACCGAACGGCGGCCCGCCCCGCCGGCCGCGGGAGCAGCCTGCCCCCGGAGCCGGGGATCTCCTCGACGCGTGGGCAGGCATACCCGCCTACCTGCGAGGACGGCGGTTCGACGTGCTGGCCGCCAACGCGGCGGCGATCGCCCTCGCGCCCATGTATCGGCCCGGCCGCAACCTCGTGCGAGACGTCTTCCTCGATCCCGGCGCGCGGGCGCTGTTCCCCCGGTGGGACGCGGTCGCGGCCGGCTCGGTCGCCGCGCTCCGGGCCGTGGCCGGCGCCGACCTCGACGACCCGGCCCTGCGCGAGCTGGTCGAGGAGCTGTCGGCGGCCTCCGACGACTTCCGCCGCCTGTGGGAACGCCATGACGTCCGCCCGACGCGGAACGAGACGAAGGAGTTCGCCCATCCCGTCGCCGGGCGGCTCGTGCTGCGGCGGCACAGCCTTGCGGTCGGCGGGACGGACGGCCAGGTCGTGATCGCCTACCAGGCCGATCCGGGAACGCCCTCGGCCGCCGCGCTGGCCGGGCTCACCGCTCCGGATCACGCTGCGGCCATCCACGTGGCAGAGCCCCGGCCGCCCGCGTCACACGGGCCAGCCGCCTCGTTTGCGCGGTGA
- a CDS encoding SDR family NAD(P)-dependent oxidoreductase, producing MSTENAITWFITGASRGFGDVWTRAALRRGDRVVATARDVSTLKPLADEFGDAILPLPLDVTDRDAAFAAVARGAERFGGIDVVVNNAGYGLFGAVEEVTEAQARAQLETNLLGALWVTQAALPGMRERGRGHFLQVSSIGGVAAFPMLGLYNASKWGLEAFSESLAQEVAPHGIKVTIIEPGPYGTDWSGSSAVHAEPHAAYEQVRQARRAAAAGRAPIDPEVTAEAVLAVVDAERPPLRLFLGSYCLPIAERVYSERLDTWREWRSLSESADG from the coding sequence ATGAGCACAGAAAACGCAATCACCTGGTTCATCACGGGGGCGTCCCGCGGCTTCGGCGACGTGTGGACGCGGGCGGCGCTGCGGCGCGGCGACCGGGTCGTCGCGACGGCCCGCGACGTTTCCACGCTGAAGCCGCTCGCCGACGAGTTCGGCGACGCGATCCTCCCGTTGCCGCTCGACGTCACCGACCGGGACGCCGCCTTCGCCGCGGTCGCCCGTGGGGCCGAGCGCTTCGGCGGGATCGACGTCGTCGTCAACAACGCCGGATACGGCCTTTTCGGCGCGGTGGAGGAGGTCACCGAGGCCCAGGCGAGGGCCCAGCTGGAGACGAACCTGCTCGGCGCGCTCTGGGTCACCCAGGCCGCGCTGCCCGGGATGCGGGAGCGTGGGCGGGGCCACTTCCTGCAGGTGTCGAGCATCGGCGGCGTCGCCGCGTTCCCCATGCTCGGGCTCTACAACGCGTCGAAATGGGGCCTGGAGGCGTTCAGCGAGTCGCTCGCCCAGGAGGTCGCCCCACATGGGATCAAGGTGACGATCATCGAGCCCGGCCCGTACGGCACCGACTGGAGCGGCTCTTCGGCCGTCCACGCCGAGCCGCACGCCGCGTACGAGCAGGTCAGGCAGGCCCGCCGGGCCGCCGCGGCGGGCAGGGCGCCGATCGACCCCGAGGTCACGGCCGAGGCGGTCCTCGCGGTCGTGGACGCGGAACGGCCCCCGCTGCGCCTGTTCCTGGGGAGCTACTGCCTGCCGATCGCCGAGCGGGTCTATTCCGAACGCCTGGACACCTGGCGGGAGTGGCGCTCCCTCTCCGAGTCCGCCGACGGGTGA
- a CDS encoding ROK family transcriptional regulator — METSVPGRAETRLQAKILTRLRDAGPQSRIQLSEHFEVSRTTIGAELGRLTALKLVEEIGPAASRGGRRSTVIDLAGRVRFVGIVIGATSVSAAITDGRLRVLAFERTQCDVRQGPEPVLELAMEQSRALLQKLGVDKPMGVGVGVPGPVDFSRGIPVSPPIMPGWDGYPVRDVIGGRFDCPVLLDNDVNVMALGEQHAGSASTAENFLYVKVGSGIGCGIVAKGELYRGMDGCAGDIGHIPVTGSDEICACGNTGCLEASFGGDALARQALAAARSGRSPLLKEFLERDGTLTAAQVGEAVAAGDAASVQMVRDGGRRVGEVLAGLVSFFNPSLIVLGGGLTQLGHILLAEIRGAIYRRSLPLATRNLPIAMSDLGPQAGVIGAARLVSEEVYGFSR, encoded by the coding sequence GTGGAGACTTCGGTGCCAGGGCGAGCCGAAACGCGGCTCCAGGCCAAAATACTTACGCGATTGCGTGACGCGGGCCCGCAATCCCGCATTCAGCTGTCGGAACACTTCGAAGTGTCACGTACGACGATCGGGGCGGAACTCGGCCGGCTTACGGCGCTGAAACTCGTCGAGGAAATCGGACCGGCCGCGTCTCGTGGAGGGCGCAGGTCGACCGTCATCGATCTGGCCGGCCGGGTGCGGTTCGTCGGCATCGTCATCGGCGCGACCTCGGTGTCCGCCGCGATCACCGACGGCAGGCTGCGCGTCCTCGCGTTCGAACGCACGCAATGCGATGTGCGTCAGGGCCCCGAGCCCGTGCTCGAACTCGCCATGGAACAGAGCCGGGCGCTGCTCCAGAAATTGGGCGTGGACAAGCCGATGGGCGTCGGTGTCGGTGTGCCCGGACCGGTGGACTTCTCCCGCGGTATCCCGGTGTCGCCACCGATCATGCCGGGGTGGGACGGTTATCCGGTCCGCGATGTCATCGGCGGGCGGTTCGACTGCCCGGTCTTACTGGACAACGACGTCAATGTAATGGCCTTGGGCGAACAACACGCCGGCTCGGCGAGCACCGCCGAGAACTTCCTGTACGTGAAGGTCGGCTCGGGCATCGGCTGCGGAATCGTGGCCAAGGGTGAGCTCTATCGCGGCATGGACGGGTGCGCGGGGGATATCGGGCACATACCGGTCACCGGCTCCGACGAGATCTGCGCGTGCGGCAACACGGGATGCCTGGAGGCGTCCTTCGGCGGTGACGCGCTGGCGCGACAGGCGCTCGCCGCGGCCAGGTCCGGGCGCTCGCCCCTGCTCAAGGAGTTCCTCGAACGCGACGGCACGCTGACCGCCGCGCAGGTGGGAGAGGCGGTCGCCGCCGGTGACGCGGCGTCCGTCCAGATGGTGCGCGACGGCGGACGGCGCGTGGGCGAGGTGCTGGCGGGCCTGGTGTCGTTCTTCAACCCGAGCCTCATCGTGCTGGGCGGTGGCCTCACGCAACTGGGTCACATCCTCCTCGCGGAGATCCGCGGCGCGATCTACCGCCGTTCGCTGCCTCTCGCCACCAGGAACCTGCCGATCGCGATGAGCGATCTCGGCCCGCAGGCCGGCGTCATCGGCGCGGCCAGGCTCGTGAGTGAGGAGGTCTACGGCTTCTCCCGGTGA
- the argG gene encoding argininosuccinate synthase, whose protein sequence is MSKVLTSLPVGERVGIAFSGGLDTSVAVAWMREKGAVPCTYTAEIGQYDEPDIASVPGRATAYGAEISRLVDCRAALVEEGLAALACGAFHIRSGGRTYFNTTPLGRAVTGTLLVRAMLEDGVQIWGDGSTFKGNDIERFYRYGLLANPSLRIYKPWLDADFVNELGGRKEMSEWLLAHGLPYRDSVEKAYSTDANIWGATHEAKSLEHLDTGIEIVEPIMGVRFWDPSVEIATEDVTIGFEQGRPVTINGKEFPSAVDLVLEANAIGGRHGLGMSDQIENRIIEAKSRGIYEAPGMALLHAAYERLVNAIHNEDTLASYHIEGRRLGRLLYEGRWLDPQALMLRESLQRWVGMAVTGEVTLRLRRGEDYSVLDTSGPAFSYHPDKLSMERTEDSAFGPVDRIGQLTMRNLDIADSRSKLEQYARLGMVGSQQPALIGAAQAASTGLIGAMPEGGAEAIASRGEVSTEEELLDQAAMELGTD, encoded by the coding sequence GTGTCCAAGGTGCTCACTTCTCTGCCTGTCGGCGAGCGTGTCGGGATCGCCTTCTCCGGTGGCCTCGACACTTCGGTAGCGGTCGCGTGGATGCGGGAGAAGGGTGCAGTGCCGTGCACCTACACCGCCGAAATCGGCCAGTACGACGAACCTGACATCGCCTCGGTGCCGGGGCGTGCCACCGCGTACGGCGCGGAGATCTCCCGGCTGGTCGACTGCCGGGCGGCCCTGGTCGAGGAGGGGCTCGCGGCTCTGGCCTGCGGGGCCTTCCACATCAGGTCCGGCGGCCGCACGTACTTCAACACCACCCCGCTCGGGCGGGCCGTCACCGGCACCCTGCTGGTGCGCGCGATGCTCGAAGACGGGGTGCAGATCTGGGGAGACGGCTCCACCTTCAAGGGCAACGACATCGAGCGGTTCTACCGTTACGGTCTGCTCGCCAACCCCTCCCTGCGGATCTACAAGCCGTGGCTGGACGCCGACTTCGTCAACGAGCTCGGCGGGCGCAAGGAGATGTCCGAGTGGCTGCTCGCGCACGGGCTGCCCTACCGGGACAGTGTGGAGAAGGCCTACTCCACCGACGCGAACATCTGGGGCGCCACTCACGAGGCCAAGTCTCTTGAGCACCTCGACACGGGCATCGAGATCGTCGAGCCCATCATGGGTGTGCGTTTCTGGGACCCCTCCGTCGAGATCGCGACCGAGGACGTCACGATCGGCTTCGAGCAGGGACGTCCGGTGACGATCAACGGCAAGGAGTTCCCCTCCGCCGTCGATCTGGTGCTGGAGGCCAACGCCATCGGCGGCCGTCACGGCCTGGGCATGTCCGACCAGATCGAGAACCGGATCATCGAGGCCAAGAGCCGGGGCATCTACGAGGCGCCGGGCATGGCCCTGCTGCACGCGGCCTACGAGCGGCTGGTCAACGCGATCCACAACGAGGACACCCTCGCCAGCTACCACATCGAGGGGCGGCGGCTGGGCCGGCTGCTCTACGAGGGCCGCTGGCTGGACCCGCAGGCGCTGATGCTGCGCGAGTCGCTGCAGCGCTGGGTCGGCATGGCGGTCACCGGCGAGGTGACCCTGCGGCTGCGGCGTGGTGAGGACTACTCCGTGCTGGACACGTCCGGGCCCGCGTTCAGCTACCACCCGGACAAGCTCTCCATGGAGCGCACCGAAGACTCCGCCTTCGGTCCGGTGGACCGCATCGGGCAGCTGACGATGCGCAACCTCGACATCGCCGACTCCCGCTCCAAACTGGAGCAGTACGCCAGGCTCGGCATGGTCGGCAGCCAGCAGCCGGCGCTGATCGGAGCCGCCCAGGCGGCGTCGACCGGGCTGATCGGCGCGATGCCCGAGGGCGGAGCCGAGGCGATCGCCTCTCGCGGCGAGGTCTCCACCGAGGAGGAGCTCCTCGACCAGGCCGCCATGGAGCTCGGCACCGACTGA